AGTAAACTTACTTTCAAAGCTGGCGTGGCTCATCGAGAGAGTGTCCTATTGTAAAagtcatgaatattcatgtgtttTTAATACAAAGTTACATATATACCAGAATATTCCATAGCCTTAAGCTATTTCAGATGATTTGAATCAATCAAAGCTCctattttatcagtttatctgttctAAGCTCTGAACATGTTCATAAGTTGATTCTTATAAAATTTATGCAAagtgttgtaaaaaaaaattcaaacggCTAAAATCATTGAAGCAGAGAACTAAGCATTCATTAGTTTTACTTGCCAGAATCTGCTGTAGGTTAATGTTTTATGGACAACCAACTGTTCTTTGTCTGAAATATGaagttatgtttttgttcagtgtataaAATGGATAAAAGTCATTATCCggcatattttgtaaataaacgtacatgtaccatgtaaatACATTATGAAAGACATTTGGAGATTTGGTGTTGCTTTCTTGCTTTGTGTTGCGATTTGAAGGAAAAGTTGGTAGATCTACAACGTACTTGAACGTATTTCacctactgtaatttttcaacctttttgcatgtttgcaaggtgtttcttcacgcatattctgaaagcattattcagtgtagactgataaaatcatgtttttttttttacatatttttgtgaagctgtgaaattagccaatccaaccagtgtggttttgtctccaaaatcaaaacttcaaaaatgtgcacaaaatgcactgaaagttgctctttcatatgctaaaaaggttgagggattaggGTAGATTTTTTACTGTGTGGAGGAAAAGGGATTTTGTGGAGCAAACTACTAACCTTTGCTTAgtaaacattattattattattattattatgagaCTAGGAATACCCGATGGAATTGAGAATGCCATTAAACACAAGGCAAAGTATGTGAGTTTTGTGTGCGGTAGATGTGTGCAGAAAAAAGATTTTACATCCTTTTCTGTGGAGAAATTCTCCCAGCTTAATGAGATTTGGCATCCTTGTTCTGCGAATATTGCGTGACTAAGTggtttatagatttatttccttGATGTTCTGTTTCATTTATCTGAATGCATTTCAAGTTTATTGTTGGCGGAATCAGCTGCTAGAAAACCACTGCACCTCAACAAGTATGTGGCAAACTTTCTGACTTGAAGCCACAGTTGATCCTCTTGGAGCAGATTCAGTCAAATGACTGGATTTGGTTAAGAGCTTGTCACGTGGTCTGAGGGATGACTCATTAAGCACTCGGCCAGCATGAACTTTATGTGATtattcaacagaaaaacaacTACTTTTTGCAAAGCTGACACATACACGTATACGTTCCACTAGCATATATTTTCACCGCTTCATTTCCACGAGCGCTAGatacaggatcaatcctgggtcgagtcacacctaagaccctaaaagaggaagttgtgacttcctcgcttggcgttcagcatgaagagaataatgcaatgactggttgacccgtatcagtataatggctcgggcggggcagcttacttgcctttggtgaGACATCTCAGTgcaggactagataaaagagtggtggaaatccgtcctgcgacaaggaggcacattacatacaccctaaagattccttcgtcgtcatatgactgaaaaattgttaagtatggcattaaaaccCATGCagtcactcactaactcactcactcactcattttcacaaagagggcctagtggttagcataaTGAAGCAGCACGATGACCCAGGTGCCTGTCACCAATGCtatcgctgggagttcaagtccagctcatgctggcttcctctccggccatacaggGGAAGGTCTTCCTGCAACTTACGAATGGTCATGGATGTCTCCCtgcctctgcctggttttatCGCAGAATATTTCagccgccgttgtgtaagtgaaatattctcaagtatggCGTAACAcactttaatcaaataaataaatatataactcaTTTTCATTAGGGCCCTGCATGGCCTAATGAACAGCACGCTAGTGTGATGATGGCATTCTTTGTTGaagtaaattaataattcaCTTTCACAAAGTCACAACTTGTCGAAATGAATCATTAACACAGACAAGTTTTCAATGGGACACTATCACtgcaacaaaataaatcaaggcaataaaaaaaaaaaagcagttgaAATAAGACCACGGATTTACTATACATACTATACACTGTCATTTGTTACAAGTTTATACATTTACTGTCCTGTATTACTCCTGGAGAGAAACACTTCTCGGAATTTAGACCCGGAAACAATAAGTATGAAAGCTGGTGTGCCTGCATGAACTCGGTAcctaaaaaagaaaacaaattaaatacatgtaagtcttgtCCACTTATGCACTGGTCGAGTTGGTTTTTTGCACTTGGTCTGAGGAAgtgcaaaaaacaaattttcacacaaaattttatcgaAATCGGTAATACAAGTGGTTGGAGCATTTATTGCATGGAAACAAACGACCtaccacaatcaaataaattgttaaatatggaAAATTGAGCAAAAATCATCAAGTCATGTGACTTCTTTAATTCTCTGATAACATGGTTATGGCGGTGTGCCAATTTCAAAATGCAATCAGGAACAGTTGGTGCATTTTCTGACAGGCAGTGGAAAAAACAGCATAAATACACTCCTATTTACCTGTCATGCCTCAAAGCTTCCTGAAGACTGGAGTATTTATCCACCTGGTACAATTTTTCAAATTCTTTGTCTTCAAAGTAAATCTGAAAGCATCCCAAAATACTATTAATCCACACACTGCACAGCTGCtaatattacattaaatttatttatttatttgattggtgttttacgcagtactcaagaatatttcacttattcgacggcggccagcattatggtgggtgggaaccgggcacagcccgggggaaacccacgaccatccgcaggttgctggcagaccttcccacgtcggccggagaggaagccccaATATTACGTTAAACACATTGGACCCATTTATAAACACTAACATCCCTACcttcagtacatttatttaccttatttatttcatttgtagctcatgctgacttcctctgtggccgtacgtgggaaggtctgccagcaatatCCCAGCAcaacccggtttccacccaccataatgctgactaccatcgtataaatgaaatattcttgagtacggggtaaaacaccaatcaaataaataaataaataaataagtatttcatttgtttttcaatgCTGTGCTCGAGGATTTTTCACTTGCATGATGGTAGTTCGACTTAtctgtggaggaaactggaataaaccaccaacctgtgtcaggaacctgacaaaccttttcACTTTTAGCTACAGTGAGAGCCAGATTCAAAGACTTGATCTCATTTGCAATGAGGCTGACAGTCATACCTAACCAGCTTTACCCATCTGAACTAGAAAGGCCCAGACTTCAGTACAATGCGCGTTTACAGAAGTGCCCAGCTATATTATACTGGATTTCCAATCTTTCTTGGTTGCAGTTACATTTATAGTGCTAGAACTCCCACTGCCCAATTCCTTTTCATGCGCTAGATAATGAGTAATTCCTCACTGAAAATATTAGACGGTTTGACAActtttgaaacaattttaccAAAGAGAAAAGAATATCTATGATGGCACAACAGATAATGTCATTCAGATTATTCAAATTCATCTGCCTTTTAAAGTGTTAAAATATTGATCCTTCTCTAATATCGTCATCTCTACATATAAGCTGCCATGGGCATGAatgtaaccatggcaactcGTCTCCATGACGGTGACCTCTGACCTCTATGCTCTCTGGTGTGTACTTCTTGTCTGCGTCCCATGGCGCTGGCTCAACATCTGGCCCAAACATCACGTTAAGATGATCTACAAAACTGAAAGGAAACCATAACTCATactaaataaaatatgacagaTATTTTAGATATATCTatctattttaaaaatatctggAGATATTATTACTGTGTGCACCAGCAATAAACTGTGTGAAATAAACAACTTATTTGTTGGCAACAACTTCTAGTTTCCAGCAACATTATCAGAAAACTAAACCGAACATGACAAGGCCAAAATTTGAAGGCGGGCTTCAAGCCAGACTGAACAGATGCATCGTCacgtacatttatttcttttcaaattccTTTCTCTCCCTCCCAAACTAATTATCATAGtaggaaagtacatgtactgtacatttgcAAGAGCAAATCCCTGCCCCGGCTCATTCTACACATTCCACACAACTGTTGCTAGGCACAACAACAACGTAACAGAAAAGTACGCCTTTACGACCTAGCTGCCAATGGTGATGAATCATTTAAAAAATGCCTGAACCCGAATCCAGACCCAGATCAGCATAAAAATGCAACAGGTTGCTACCTGTGACAAGGCCAAGATGTGCAAAAATTTCCCacagttttgtctgttttcatgcTCAAATGCACAACACCTTAGACAAGTTTAACATTGGTATATAAGGAGACaccaatttttattttgtgttttgcgAGTGAGCCAACaccaaaaacaatcaaaatggaatgaaaataaaactgaaaaatcctcctttttattttttctccgATCATGACATTTTTATGACTTTCCTTTTTCCAAGTCTTTATAATCATGTAATATGTCTCCAGCAAGAAAAAATCCTAGGTCAGTCCTCAAATTAgatggtttcattttttttttcataccctTCCTCTCACgttgaaagaaaatttatactgcccataaaacaacaatttaactTGATGTGGCCTAACccaaaaagaatgaaaaaaatctaatgAAACTATAGTTGGCCTCTCTCACCGATCTGTCTCTCTGAAGGCCTCGATGAAATCTGTGATGGTGTGTTCTGGGTACATGAAGAGGACTGGCCAGTTAAGTACGCCCTGGTCATCCAGGTGGACCTTGGCCCCGCTGGGGTGGTGAGACTCCAGGCTGGTCAGGGACAGAGGGTCAAGACGTGAGGAGTCACTCACTTCTGGCACCCAGCCAAGCTTCACTCCTCGACTCTAATATTAGAGAGAAAGTATGAGCAGTGTTTTCACAAGGACAAAGGACAAACAGACATGTTCAAAAAGAAGAGGCTTTGCTGGAGCTGTGTTATCTATTTAACAGATGAAATTTCTTTAAAGTgtaagacagcacctggctaatgtttatgtccactgaaagactaccattcaaatactgctgcattaaatattttttcaacccagtaaaagtttagtgtgTCTTCTCACAGCTTCAATGTGTCTCCATTATCAAtggcaaggtgacgtcacgtttaatCTAGCTCtttaacgtcgaaggtatttcctatataatagtctaagcagtagcctatggtagattaaagttgtggactttggcgatgaaggaccaagtgataaatagttttcttggaaattggacatactggaaggatatttcttgcactgcttgaactgttcacacagtaggcctactgtatcattCATGCAGTGTACAAGTAGCCTGCAGACGCAtgagtagcctgcagatgcacgagtagcctgcagatgcacgagtagcctgcagatgcacgagtagcctgcagatgcacgagtagcctgcagatgcacaagtagcctgcagatgcacaaGTAGCCTGCAGAAGCACGGTCAGGGTTCAGGTCGTAGCTTCCGGAGGGGTTGTGCATGTAACGATAATTCTGACCCCTATTaagtgtttacaaaattacaataagattgttgtacaactggattcatgtTCAATCCcaacacaaatggaaataaatctatgtaccactgaggctgatctaggcattcgattgttgctggattttatgcttcaatctTGTAGCGGTGGCTTCTAAAATGacagcagtgctgacctagttatcgcgaacgtcagagaaagcacctctgCTTTTCAATAAcagcatttcaataattttactggattttataaaagaaaactgaaaagtaCATCCCGTGTATGCAAGAGACggcaaaatttaatttcttcagttctaataaattcagagaaaaatattatatcatatGATTTTAAGCACtctctgatgagatgacgtctTCTCATTTCCATAAACCCTTGACATCCcaaatgtatatttcactgaCTGTGATATTCGTTATTTAGCAACTGCTTGCTGTCTAAACGCtaacatgaacgacaaaaaatgtatttatataatttgaacagcatgTTTAAGTAGGTCTAAggtctactggggagatgaatgcggtttgggccgagacagTATGCTGAtgtctgattgattgatttgtgatactgtcgttgaatattacacggcttgaaaattaactgattttacatctgtggtggtccggaaatgatacaaacctgtcccacaacactttatgaaatggcccttcacctaaatgtaaataaatcgttgtaaacgatctcaaaatgatgtcttatgctgtagttttgtgttatcatatgtcacttcatggagtacATGGGTAAAgcctacgtcacagcttaggccgcgcaatctgatagcaacgtgtctgattggataaaatctCAGGATGGCTGCTTCAATTTACActagccatttgtgcagtattgttattttgttctACGTGTttttcggtgaaatctcattaaaataataaagtgtgaAAGCTTGACTATCCTTCTTTCAATTGAAACATGTTTTAGCCAGGCGCTGTCTTCTTCTTTACCTGAGGTGCCCAAATACGCagtttttgaataatgaatttaTGCCAACACTGTGTCTCCAAAACCAATGTTTCATTATACATAGCATTGTAGTATTACAGTAGTTTATGTatctaagaaaaaaaactgcatgAATTTTGACACGTTTTCTACATTGTAATTCCCAGGATAGCATAATTCATAAATTATTAACACAATTGTTTTGGACCAATGGCAAATTTCATAGACTGATCTTACTGTGGCATGAAGTGATGACATCACAAAGGGATTAAATGTGTCTTGCTGTCATTAGGTCATTTCTCGAAAGCCCTTTACTAGAAGTGCAAGAACACTAGCCCTACATAAGCGAACACTAGCCCCACATAAGCAAATGCTAGCCCCACATAAGCAAACGCTAGCCCCACATAAGCAAACGCTAGCCCCACACAAGTAAACGCTTGCCCCACATAAGCAAACACTAGTCCCACATAAGGGAACACTAGCCCTACATAAGCAAACGCAAACACTAAAAGTACCAGTTGTCAGAAAAAGTCCACACTAGTCTCTGTATCTGCACAGCATAACTCACCTGTATGACACTGATGAGCTCCTTCTCTGCGTTTAACTCTCTCCTCTCTTTTGCTAACTCTTTCCTCCTGTCTCTCTCCTGAACTTTCTGAAAACAGAGGAGCAAAATAATGGAGCAGTGCAAATATAGTGACGTGGTATATAACAACTATACGTATACGGCAATATCAAACTTTTCTTAGAGTAGGTTACTTGAttattaaaggtggagaaaacataaaaatgacaaagttcagatgaaagagtgcaaaaaatTATTGctacatgtggtcttcaatatttttcttgatttttccttaaggagaaaaagacacttgaaaataattttttgtatggtgggtatttgggacaaccttttggtatttatagtctttgtttaataatgtcataaatgagaatgtaacacaggtttaataaatatgtttgcactagaattttttctgttcagcgaacaaatgtattaaacctcaatttggatcatattcatatttttaatatgttcataaatattatcttgatttaggttaaatgcgtatgttttgatataaacaacaaatttacattcaaataaatttatcacatccttatttagaacaatATTGTGCAACAACgacaaataccaaaagttggtcccaaatacccaccatgcaaaaatactttcaaatacccttttctcttgaaaaataaatccaaaaaaaatattaaagatcatatttgcaaataagttttgacgctctttcatctgattttttttttcctttaaaatgaaccttaacacacattttatttcatacagtctaaaatacatgcactgtaattcctcaacctttctgcatatgaaagagcaacttccagtgcaatttatgcactttttatatttgactatggagacaaaattacactttcagcggattggccagtttcagggtttcacaaaaagtatagttttaacTTCATTCAGTGTTGATAATACCttcataatatgcttgaataaacactttgcaaatgtgtgtaagggttgaagaattacagtacaagACTAGTATAATTCAATCAATAGTTATGGTATTAAagtcagagtgagtgagtgagtgagtgcttggggtttaacatcgtacttaacaatttttcagtcatatgacgacaaaggaatccttagaatgcatgtaatgtgcctccttgttgcaggacggatttccactgctcttttatctagtgctgcttcactgagatgccttaccaaaggcaagtaagccgccccgcccgagccattatactgatatgggtcaaccagtcgttgcactatcaccaTCATGCTGAAtaccaagcgaggaaattacaacttcctcttttaaggtcttaggtgtgacttgacccaggattgacactgggTCTACCGCTTCCGCAGCGGACGCTCTTACCCAGTAGTAAGGAGagggttaaagatttacagtataagACTAGTATAATTCAATCAAAAGGCATGGTATTAAAGTCAGACCGGATTAAGACACACTGTATTAGCATCAGATACATGCCCTGGTTTATATTAGTCTCTTGCTTTCTACTTTAACATGCTTACaagaaaaacacttttaatATTTCTGAGTTTGGACAGATATATTATTCTGAAAAGAATTCCCTTTAGATGAAGAAGGTAGAAGTGGGAGTAAAATAATTATGCTCAATGACCAATTTGAAATAAGACACCAAATTCTGACgagtgaatggatgaatgagtgagtaaatgcttgggatttaacattggggttaaataatttttcagtctcatgacgacgaggagtcattaggcgtgtgtacatatactgtgtctccttgtggcagagTGAGTCCATGTCGgcaaagtgttgccgccactgaagcatcattccgaagacaccagacatgacacccaactcagtcacgttatactgacagaGGGCCAACCAGCCCTCTTTCCTTCCTCTAatctttcagtgctgagcgccaagcgaggcagcaccaagtaccatttgtaaaatctttgaaatgacccgacccaggtttgatcccgggtctcctgactttgaaATTATGATGAGAAATCAAGTGTACCAGTAGAAGATTACACCCAATAATCAGTCTGAAATAAGACACCAAGTTTATAACGAGAAAAAATTATACGacagcagacagcattatggcgggaggaactGGGTAGagcgtgggggaaacccacgaccatctgctggttgccggagaggaagccaacatgagctggacttgaactcacagcaacattataggtgagaggctcctgggtaattatcCACCCCCATTTATTTGCAATGTAACTCACCAGTAACTTCTCTGCCAGGACCCTCATATCAGAGATACTCTTGTTGCCTGGTTCTAAGTTAGCTGGtaaaggaaaatattttctgaaaattctaGGTACCAAGGCAAATAAACGAAAGTTGTGAAAGAGGGCATAATATAGGTAAATTCAAGGTCTCGGATGCTGTTCTTCCGAATGCTGTGCCTTTTATAGGCAAAAAATAGATCAAATCTGACAACAACTAGCCTTTTAATTATCTCAGGTGCCCTTTAAGATCATAAAAGGCATCCGCCCACCCAGCTAGATTAGggcatataaaaataaaatgataaaggaTATTGCCAGTCCCAGATCACACCATTTCAGGCATTCTTCATATTTCTTCAGGTCTAGAGAGCACACGCAACCTGTAAGCGGAAAGAAGTCATGTGACATCAAATGTGACCAGTGCTAACCAGAGTTTCTCAGTAAGAACATGAGTAAAACTGATATCTGAAAATGAGTACCTGTAGATGAAAACATATCAGGTGTCAACCATACACAGAACTTTTGaacaccaaaaaataaatgaaataatttatataatttactGTACTTTGAAtatgataaataataatataataataataacaatataatTTGTAAATGCGAAATTTCTTTTagtatttcttcatttgacattttactgacaaatgaaaacaaaaaaaaaacccagaccAAAAAGTTGCTGTATAATTTGTGACACATTTTATAGGCTAGACACatgcactacatgtacctgtcatcTTGTATCTTACAATTTCTGCATCTTACCTCTGTAGATAGCTTTTTTGTGCTCTGGGACAAACTTCCTGGCAATGATACAGTTATTTATGGCTGTCCTCAGGTTACCTGAAACCAACAtccctaaatacatgtacaggaaaatgtgtgaaaaaaaaaagctcatgATAacagtcaattttatgggtggaggaaacctgaggcCTGGGTGGGGGGCAGGCGACCATTagcaagttaatgacaaactctTTCATGTGTGACATACCGGGGTGCAAGAAGGTGGccttcaacaaatgtttcatGACCCAAACGGTATACAAGCCTCGTCAGCTGattattgctacatgtaccaagaaGCTAAAAATGCAGACCTGAATCGAGGAGTTTCATgatcgaactcttttgtcgttaaaggtaaaaacagtccaattgtatcacatgacttgtcaaaaatgttaggcaatctttgttgacattaatttaccgatcacctgtctcaccctgcTCCAGAGGCTCAAATGAAACCTATTTTCTTATAGAAActtttcaattttctccatcgttggtcaacccatgttatagtaaatgtgatcaacaATAGTTGCCtgacattttgacaggtcacatgacacagctggactttttctacctttatcaGTAAAAGAGGTCCAACTTGAAAATCCCCTCACTGAACCCACACCTACTGTGCCCTAGCAATTATAAGACCAGTTTCTTTACAGCTCTGGAAGCAAGTTAGCAGAATGGTTTAAATATGCGCATAGGCCTATTATAGGTATATGTACCCTAAGTGCTCATGGAAAACTTGCATAAATATTTGTTTCCATATGTACAAGTACTAGGGTTGTGGAGAATTTTCCTTTCACAACAcctgccccgatagcacagtaggtagagcgtccgcttcaagagcagtagatccagggtcaatcctgggtcgagtcacacctaagactctaaaagaggaagttgtaacttcctttcttggcgttcagcatgagtggatgacccgtatcagtataatggctccggtggggtggcttacttgccttcggtaaggcgtctcagtgaagcagcactagataaaagagtggtggaaatctgtcctacaacaaggagacacataacatgtactctaaggattccttcatcgtcatatgactgaaaaactttgttaagtacgacgtcaaaccccaagcactcgctcacttactcactcctTTCACAACAGGTGGCGCTGTCACAAATTATGAATTACACATCATAAGTCTTTTGTTGCGCGACGTCAAACATGTTGTCTGTTACAGTTTCATATATGACATATATCTTctgtaaaatattcaaaatcacTAAACTGACAAAATATGTCCCACTTTAGACTTCTCCTGGGTGTCCGATTTCCAGGTACCGATGACAACTGCTTTCaccttttcttttcatttctgtacTACCAGCATCAGCACAGAGACTAAGCATTcacactgaccatttcacaatTACATTTCATAAATCCTTCAATGACAGGGTGGCCCAGACGGGGTTTGAACCTCTATCCTTTAAGACCATGAATGTTTACATCTAGTAAAGCAGATGGGTCACCtcacatacatatttatctCCCCTTACCTAGATGATAATGTGTCAAGGCCCTGTTTGTATACAGTATAGCATTAAGCAGTTTATCCTCACTCTGGGCCTGAATTCCTTCAGTGTAGTTGTCAATCGCCAAACGGTATTTCTTCTCTTTAAATAATCGATTGCCTTCCTCTTTGTAATTTGTGGCTTTTTctgaggaaaacaaaaaaaaaaa
Above is a window of Liolophura sinensis isolate JHLJ2023 chromosome 7, CUHK_Ljap_v2, whole genome shotgun sequence DNA encoding:
- the LOC135471560 gene encoding tetratricopeptide repeat protein 4-like isoform X1; the encoded protein is MNKEEKINFLKSASEEERKAYFRKMDEDLEAFIMKKSKAAAKKRENEPEEKNLDEVFEELQRHPAFVKELDFSKPLHPLVEGLIDLKYNSEDAKEKATNYKEEGNRLFKEKKYRLAIDNYTEGIQAQSEDKLLNAILYTNRALTHYHLGNLRTAINNCIIARKFVPEHKKAIYRGCVCSLDLKKYEECLKWCDLGLALEPGNKSISDMRVLAEKLLKVQERDRRKELAKERRELNAEKELISVIQSRGVKLGWVPEVSDSSRLDPLSLTSLESHHPSGAKVHLDDQGVLNWPVLFMYPEHTITDFIEAFRETDRFVDHLNVMFGPDVEPAPWDADKKYTPESIEIYFEDKEFEKLYQVDKYSSLQEALRHDRYRVHAGTPAFILIVSGSKFREVFLSRSNTGQ
- the LOC135471560 gene encoding tetratricopeptide repeat protein 4-like isoform X2; translation: MNKEEKINFLKSASEEERKAYFRKMDEDLEAFIMKKSKAAAKKRENEPEEKNLDEVFEELQRHPAFVKELDFSKPLHPLVEGLIDLKYNSEDAKEKATNYKEEGNRLFKEKKYRLAIDNYTEGIQAQSNLRTAINNCIIARKFVPEHKKAIYRGCVCSLDLKKYEECLKWCDLGLALEPGNKSISDMRVLAEKLLKVQERDRRKELAKERRELNAEKELISVIQSRGVKLGWVPEVSDSSRLDPLSLTSLESHHPSGAKVHLDDQGVLNWPVLFMYPEHTITDFIEAFRETDRFVDHLNVMFGPDVEPAPWDADKKYTPESIEIYFEDKEFEKLYQVDKYSSLQEALRHDRYRVHAGTPAFILIVSGSKFREVFLSRSNTGQ